Below is a window of Vicinamibacteria bacterium DNA.
TACGGAATTCAGGTGGCGCGACTGGCAGGAATTCCCTCCAAGGTGATCCGACGCGCGCAGGCAATCCTGCGGAACCTCGAGAAAAACGAGTTCGACATCGAGGGACGCCCTCATGTCACCGGTGGCAGCTCGACCCAAGGGGCCCGCCAGCTGCAGCTTTTCGCCGAAGCCGAGGCTCGAATCGTGTCCGAGCTTCGCCGGATCGATCCCGAGCGCATGACGCCGCTCGACGCGCTCGCTCTGCTGAGCGAGCTGAAGAAGCAGCTCGATTGAGCACTTGAGAGTGCTCAATGCCGTGGCGGGACCCGTGATCGATCGTGCCGCCACGGCTCGAGCTGCTCACGGCGCGGCAGGCGCGCCGGGCTCGCTCCGCTCGCGCAGGCTGGACTGTACTCTTTGATCAGCCTGCTAGTTAACGTCGAGCTGATAGGGCATCAGCGCCAGCGGCACTCCGCGGGAGAGCAGCTGAAGCATCGGAGAGCTTTCGACGAGTTTCGCCCGGTCGAATAGATTCAACCGCAGGGGAGCGGACGCTCGGTAGATACTCTCGAGCAGGGCTTCGAGAAAGTTGCGCTTCTCGGGGTAGATCCGCAGCTCCACCGATGCGTCGGCATCGAAACCTGCCTTCTCTTTCGCGATCTCGAGCGCGCGCTCGAGTCCGCCGATCTCGTCGACGAGTCCGAGCTGAAGAGCCATCTCTCCCGACCAAACGCGTCCCTGGGCCACCGCCTCGACCGCTTCGGTGCTCATGCCGCGACCATCGGCGACGCGCCTCAAGAACGCCTGATAGCCATCCTCGAGGACGCGCGAAAGCCGGGCGCGCTCGTCGGCGGTAAAATTTCGGTTGTCACTGAAGAAATCCGCGCTCTCGGTGCTCGACACGCCATCCACGCCGATCCCCAGCTTTTCATAGAGCCCGGAAAGGTTGAACTTGCCGGCGTAGATCCCGATGGAGCCGGTAATGGTGGTCGACTCGGCGACGATCGCATCCGATGCCGTAGCGATCCAATAGCCGCCCGAAGCGGCGACGCTCCCCATCGAGACGATGACCGGTTTTTCTTGCCGGGTGAGCATGGCTTCGCGCCAGATGACGTCCGACGCCACGTCGCTCCCGCCCGGACTGTCGATGCGAAACACGACGCCATCGATCGAATCGTCTTTCCGCACTTTCTCGAACGCCGAGGCGATCGTATCCGCGCCCATCACCCTTCCGAACAGGGCGTCCTCCCCACTGCCTCCGGGGACGATGGGACCGATGCCATAGATGATCGCGATGCGGACATCGGCGCCAAAAGCGGACGCGCGGGTCGTGGCCCGCCGGTAATCCGCGATGCGAACCGGCTCGGTCTCGAGGGCCGACGTCCCTTCCGCGCTCTCCACCTCGTCGAGGAACCGGAGACCGTCCACCAGCCCCAGCTCCATTGCCTCGCCAGGCGTGAGGGGACCCTTTTCCAGAACCGCCCTGACGCTCGATTCATCGAGAGATCGGCCTTCGGCAATAGCATCCACCAGATGCTCGTGAATCGTTTCGACGAGCGCCCCGGTGGCCTCGCGCGTCGCCTCGCTCATCGACTCTCGCAGGAACGTGTCGGGGGCGTCCTTGTATCGACCGACGCGCTCGAACTCGGGCTCGATCCCGAGCTTGTCGAGGCCCGCGGCGAGGAACATGATCTCGGCGCGCACTCCCGATAGCTCCACTAATCCACGCGGATGAAGAAAGATCTCGTTGGCGGCAGAGGCGACGAGGTAGTCACGATTGGACGAAAACTCGATGAAGGCTACCACGGGCTTTCCCGACGACTTGAAGTCGAGGATCTGCTCGCGCAGCTCCGCCGAACGGGCCCACCCCAGCGTGTTGCCCCGAACCCGGAGCAGAAGCTTTTCCACGCGCTCATCGGTTTTGGCGCGCTCGATGGCGAACAGCAGGTCGCGAAAAGTCAGGCCCTCCACGCCGAAGAAAGGACCGCCCAGAGCGTAGAGCGGATCTTCGGGATAGGGGGCGGCCAGGTCGAGGCTGATCGTAGCGCGCTCGGGTACGCCGGGCACCGAGGCGCGAAGGCTCCAGACGAGGACGAAGAGCGAGGTCACGGTCAGCGCGAACATGCCGGCGACGACGAACACGAACCAGAATACGAAGCCGCGCTTTCTCATGTCGGAGACGAGCTCAGCTGGCGACGAACTCGAGGGCGTCGCGCCGGTTCATCGCGTCGCCACGGAGCTGAGAGTCGGGGTGCTCCGATACCATGCGATCGTAATAGAGTCGAGCCTGATCGAGGTTCCCAGCCTTCTCCTCGGTTTTCGCCAGCTCGAAGAGAACGTAGTCCTTGGGAAGCGGGTTGGCCTCGTCCTCCAGCAGGGAACGCAGGAT
It encodes the following:
- the sppA gene encoding signal peptide peptidase SppA produces the protein MRKRGFVFWFVFVVAGMFALTVTSLFVLVWSLRASVPGVPERATISLDLAAPYPEDPLYALGGPFFGVEGLTFRDLLFAIERAKTDERVEKLLLRVRGNTLGWARSAELREQILDFKSSGKPVVAFIEFSSNRDYLVASAANEIFLHPRGLVELSGVRAEIMFLAAGLDKLGIEPEFERVGRYKDAPDTFLRESMSEATREATGALVETIHEHLVDAIAEGRSLDESSVRAVLEKGPLTPGEAMELGLVDGLRFLDEVESAEGTSALETEPVRIADYRRATTRASAFGADVRIAIIYGIGPIVPGGSGEDALFGRVMGADTIASAFEKVRKDDSIDGVVFRIDSPGGSDVASDVIWREAMLTRQEKPVIVSMGSVAASGGYWIATASDAIVAESTTITGSIGIYAGKFNLSGLYEKLGIGVDGVSSTESADFFSDNRNFTADERARLSRVLEDGYQAFLRRVADGRGMSTEAVEAVAQGRVWSGEMALQLGLVDEIGGLERALEIAKEKAGFDADASVELRIYPEKRNFLEALLESIYRASAPLRLNLFDRAKLVESSPMLQLLSRGVPLALMPYQLDVN
- a CDS encoding DNA mismatch repair protein MutS; translation: DEIGRGTATFDGLSLAWSVAEYIATEPRLKAKTIFATHYHELTELASELPGIVNRHVSAREWHDDIVFLRKVVEGGSDRSYGIQVARLAGIPSKVIRRAQAILRNLEKNEFDIEGRPHVTGGSSTQGARQLQLFAEAEARIVSELRRIDPERMTPLDALALLSELKKQLD